The proteins below are encoded in one region of Asticcacaulis excentricus CB 48:
- a CDS encoding glycosyltransferase family 4 protein: protein MGRIYGDLVGSMKKRSVLLLTGQFFSFAGSEVVIFELAMEFLERGYSVDIAAPAIGSPLGYLATLKGINIINLDGMIDVQSYDLVWAQHGLLASIKWGELSHAQSRPFIVSSHLSPYAALEGPLHPLEEKLADLIVFNSEETRARFAHEFQTTRQRVFSNACPHTFFRVRSHGNKLQKLTVISNHMPGELDHALRHLSINLGCDVRIIGYGHEQKLVSVDDLLQTDAVITIGKSVQYALASRTPPYVYDIHGGPGWLTAENFEASAKNNFSGRPECRKLNSAEICEELIEGYSGAVDFMNSIDGKVIDRFRLNLFVDEILGMSAEIDNIVLTDHELRICSSIYSLLKIVNEQRVSKFDGYCTQVVHKPASDKYFN, encoded by the coding sequence TTGGGACGAATCTACGGTGATCTGGTGGGCTCGATGAAGAAACGGTCAGTGCTTTTGCTAACGGGGCAGTTTTTTTCCTTCGCTGGTTCAGAGGTCGTCATATTTGAACTGGCCATGGAGTTTCTGGAACGAGGGTACTCCGTGGACATTGCCGCTCCTGCGATTGGATCTCCGCTCGGCTATCTTGCGACGCTCAAAGGAATCAACATAATCAATCTTGATGGGATGATTGATGTCCAATCCTATGATTTGGTTTGGGCGCAACACGGTCTTTTGGCGTCAATTAAATGGGGCGAGCTTTCACACGCCCAATCGCGCCCTTTCATCGTCTCATCGCATTTATCGCCCTATGCCGCACTCGAAGGTCCACTTCATCCGTTGGAGGAAAAACTCGCGGACCTTATCGTCTTCAACTCTGAAGAAACACGTGCGCGCTTCGCGCATGAATTTCAAACTACGCGCCAACGCGTGTTTTCGAATGCCTGCCCGCACACATTCTTTAGGGTTCGCTCGCATGGGAACAAACTTCAAAAGCTGACAGTTATATCGAACCATATGCCCGGCGAATTAGATCACGCGCTCAGGCACTTATCAATTAACTTAGGCTGTGACGTCCGTATTATTGGTTATGGGCATGAGCAGAAACTCGTCAGTGTTGACGACTTGCTTCAGACGGATGCTGTGATTACCATTGGAAAGAGCGTGCAGTACGCACTTGCCTCACGAACGCCTCCTTATGTTTATGATATACATGGAGGTCCCGGCTGGTTGACTGCTGAAAATTTCGAGGCTTCAGCGAAGAATAATTTTTCCGGCCGACCGGAGTGTCGGAAGCTCAATAGTGCTGAGATATGTGAGGAATTGATCGAGGGATATTCCGGTGCTGTCGACTTCATGAATTCAATTGACGGCAAAGTAATAGATAGATTCAGGCTAAATTTATTTGTCGATGAAATTTTAGGAATGTCTGCGGAAATAGATAATATTGTTCTGACAGATCACGAGTTGAGAATTTGTAGTTCGATTTATAGTCTGTTGAAAATTGTGAATGAGCAAAGAGTGTCTAAATTTGATGGATACTGTACTCAAGTCGTGCACAAACCCGCCTCCGATAAGTATTTCAATTGA
- a CDS encoding ABC transporter ATP-binding protein, with protein MSQVVELRGVTLEYCIYSVKAQSLRTAFLNVAVGGKMLKNGHDVIHVRALDNVGFSLSEGDRLGIIGHNGAGKTTLLKVLAGIYEPDSGLVSVKGRVSSMVDIGLGLDATLTGRENIIHMARRRGHSTKEILANMESIVEFSELGPFVDLPVKTYSAGMQSRLVFAVATNFNPDILLLDEWIGAGDAGFFEKAKGKMNEILEKSRVMILATHNFGLVADVCNKLLVLDGGKMEYFGDVSAWDFNHMKPITS; from the coding sequence GTGTCACAAGTTGTCGAACTTCGAGGCGTTACGCTGGAATATTGCATTTATTCCGTCAAAGCACAGTCGCTCAGGACGGCGTTCCTGAATGTCGCCGTTGGCGGGAAGATGTTGAAGAATGGGCACGATGTTATTCACGTTCGTGCGTTAGATAATGTTGGGTTTAGTCTGTCCGAAGGCGACCGCCTTGGCATTATCGGCCACAATGGAGCTGGAAAGACAACTCTCCTGAAGGTTCTCGCCGGAATTTACGAGCCGGATTCAGGCTTGGTTTCAGTTAAGGGGCGTGTCTCGTCGATGGTAGATATCGGGCTCGGCCTCGATGCCACGCTAACCGGTCGCGAGAATATCATACATATGGCTCGCAGACGGGGGCACTCGACTAAAGAAATTCTCGCGAACATGGAAAGCATCGTTGAGTTTTCAGAGTTGGGCCCGTTTGTTGATTTACCTGTGAAGACCTATTCGGCAGGGATGCAATCCCGCCTTGTTTTTGCCGTCGCGACAAACTTCAATCCGGACATCCTCTTACTCGATGAATGGATTGGTGCTGGCGATGCGGGCTTCTTCGAAAAGGCGAAGGGCAAAATGAATGAAATACTCGAAAAATCTAGAGTAATGATATTGGCCACCCACAATTTCGGATTGGTGGCGGACGTTTGCAATAAGCTCCTCGTGCTTGACGGCGGGAAAATGGAGTACTTCGGCGACGTGTCGGCCTGGGACTTTAATCACATGAAGCCAATCACGTCGTGA
- a CDS encoding ABC transporter permease: protein MAAESNFSKAISDLTRGISLSHVWIYQAYHEITAKYKRTLLGSLWNTGSMVVTALSFSIVFGALFGQDLRTFFPFVMAGIIGFNMVSHLFSEAPDVYVANGGIISNHAGPFTYYTFESVTKNFFITLHGVVVFFVVVSILGVFKIPHWSILIGFPVVLLNMATWGAVVSLAAARFKDLRFLLPYLSQLVMFLSPIMFRPDQLPEQKQFIINFNPFYPLIEMIRSPLLGTYMPLKYVPMAAGVTVLGIVVWFFAFSAFRRRIAFWI from the coding sequence ATGGCAGCCGAAAGCAATTTTTCCAAAGCGATTAGCGACTTGACGCGTGGGATTTCGTTATCTCATGTTTGGATTTATCAAGCCTATCATGAAATTACCGCAAAATATAAGCGTACTTTGCTCGGTTCTCTGTGGAATACCGGGTCTATGGTTGTTACTGCGCTTTCTTTTTCCATAGTATTTGGCGCATTATTCGGGCAAGATCTCCGAACATTTTTTCCGTTTGTTATGGCCGGTATAATTGGCTTTAATATGGTTTCACACCTGTTTTCTGAGGCGCCGGATGTATATGTGGCAAATGGAGGCATAATTAGCAATCATGCCGGACCTTTTACATATTATACTTTCGAATCTGTGACTAAAAATTTCTTCATCACCCTGCACGGAGTGGTTGTTTTTTTTGTTGTTGTGTCCATTCTGGGTGTTTTTAAGATTCCTCATTGGAGCATTTTGATCGGCTTCCCGGTAGTTTTGCTGAACATGGCAACTTGGGGAGCGGTGGTCTCGCTTGCTGCAGCACGATTTAAGGACCTGCGGTTCCTGCTTCCGTATCTTTCGCAGCTGGTAATGTTCTTATCGCCAATCATGTTCCGTCCCGACCAATTGCCTGAACAAAAACAGTTCATTATTAACTTCAACCCGTTCTATCCCCTCATTGAGATGATCCGGTCTCCGTTGCTCGGCACGTACATGCCTTTGAAATACGTCCCAATGGCTGCGGGTGTCACGGTCTTAGGGATCGTCGTTTGGTTTTTCGCTTTCAGCGCTTTTCGGCGCCGCATTGCGTTTTGGATTTAG
- a CDS encoding hexapeptide repeat-containing transferase — protein MSQQLAEYLKAHGVEQFWGNGINLPQHTVLEAPCSLKWMHIDHSLEMGAFSYAVSGYFFAARIGRYVSMGESIQLGRHNHPSDWSSTSPFFYLNTKLFDVGDSFEGADSYHSHKIRENLPYNVPLQTTHIDHDAWIGHGAYIRPGVRVGVGAIVAAYAVVVKDVPPFAVVAGNPAVVKKYRVPEELIPGLLATEWWNYAPWVLRDLSIEAPQKLIDEMMVRKQDLPKFNPTVITSAEFPR, from the coding sequence TTGTCTCAGCAACTGGCAGAATATTTGAAGGCTCATGGCGTCGAACAGTTTTGGGGAAATGGTATCAATTTGCCACAACATACTGTGTTGGAGGCGCCCTGCAGTTTGAAATGGATGCACATCGACCATTCTTTGGAAATGGGCGCCTTTAGTTACGCGGTGAGCGGGTATTTTTTTGCCGCGCGTATCGGTCGCTACGTGTCAATGGGAGAAAGCATACAGCTTGGTCGCCATAACCATCCATCAGACTGGTCCAGCACAAGCCCATTTTTTTACCTGAATACAAAGTTATTTGATGTTGGAGATAGCTTTGAAGGGGCCGACAGCTATCACTCACATAAGATCCGTGAAAACCTTCCATATAACGTGCCTTTGCAAACCACGCACATCGATCACGATGCCTGGATTGGTCATGGTGCTTATATTCGCCCTGGTGTACGAGTGGGCGTGGGAGCGATCGTCGCAGCGTACGCGGTGGTCGTGAAAGATGTGCCCCCATTTGCTGTGGTTGCAGGCAACCCCGCCGTAGTCAAAAAGTACCGCGTTCCGGAGGAACTCATTCCAGGACTACTCGCTACAGAGTGGTGGAATTACGCACCATGGGTGCTAAGGGATCTCTCTATCGAAGCGCCGCAGAAATTGATCGACGAAATGATGGTAAGAAAGCAAGATTTGCCAAAATTCAATCCGACCGTGATCACTTCTGCCGAATTTCCCAGATGA
- a CDS encoding glycosyltransferase family 61 protein — MSNNPAFHQIENFIPSPYPGEMIASDLYNPSYRMAYRAVNVNTVPTTPASATIIGSGSKRFAQAYDANIATPGHMGSGLIKLHDYSYIGPCALPYDKYHQWALVGEPIFWGPDFAKWYCETHCATGTFNAEKHYRFASEFISQNRVRSVAGEHVILSAPGQDIYGHWLIDFIPKLYTLTQSETKLDSIYLEHIPKWAHIFLQAFELAPNKLKSHPAKVFSVESAIIPSSSKSGYRLGAQNIKNAWQHLNSQILPQPVPAGLSGEKIYLSRAQFSGSTRRSIVNATEVAQHFADRGYKVVAPERLSVAQQFQLMREARVVVGEDGSALHNIIFSNSGAKLGVLSLPERTNLWHAGICHILGHTVAFMDLPENETEDLSIPALASFLDELEG; from the coding sequence ATGAGTAACAATCCCGCGTTTCATCAAATAGAGAATTTTATACCGTCGCCCTATCCTGGCGAAATGATTGCCTCCGACCTATATAACCCGTCCTACCGGATGGCGTATAGAGCGGTTAATGTAAACACCGTACCTACGACACCTGCGAGCGCCACCATAATCGGTTCAGGCAGCAAACGGTTTGCTCAGGCGTATGATGCAAACATTGCCACCCCGGGCCATATGGGTTCAGGTCTAATAAAGTTGCACGACTACTCATATATCGGGCCCTGCGCGCTACCTTATGACAAATATCATCAATGGGCACTGGTTGGAGAACCAATCTTCTGGGGCCCCGATTTTGCAAAATGGTACTGCGAGACCCATTGCGCCACCGGCACGTTCAATGCCGAAAAACACTACCGATTTGCGTCAGAGTTTATAAGTCAAAACCGGGTGCGGTCAGTGGCCGGAGAGCACGTGATCCTTTCAGCGCCAGGCCAGGATATATATGGGCACTGGCTGATCGACTTCATTCCGAAGCTATACACACTCACTCAATCCGAAACTAAACTCGACTCAATTTATCTGGAACATATTCCCAAATGGGCGCATATATTCCTGCAGGCTTTCGAATTGGCGCCAAACAAGCTAAAATCCCATCCTGCGAAAGTCTTTAGTGTAGAAAGCGCCATTATTCCATCCAGCTCGAAATCCGGCTATCGGCTCGGCGCGCAAAATATTAAAAACGCCTGGCAACACCTTAACTCACAAATTTTGCCGCAACCTGTCCCCGCGGGACTTTCGGGGGAAAAAATATACTTAAGCAGAGCGCAATTTTCAGGTAGCACCCGACGCTCCATCGTGAACGCAACGGAAGTTGCTCAGCATTTTGCTGATCGAGGTTACAAGGTCGTCGCCCCTGAGCGGCTGTCGGTAGCACAACAATTCCAACTTATGCGTGAAGCTCGCGTTGTTGTGGGTGAGGACGGAAGCGCACTTCACAATATCATTTTCTCAAATAGCGGCGCCAAGCTGGGCGTTTTGAGCCTTCCAGAGCGTACCAACCTCTGGCATGCCGGCATCTGTCATATCCTGGGCCACACGGTAGCATTCATGGACTTGCCTGAGAACGAGACAGAAGACCTCTCCATCCCTGCTCTAGCGTCCTTCCTGGACGAATTAGAAGGTTAG
- a CDS encoding HAD-IIIA family hydrolase, protein MPQNFSENHAKQFVVLVGGRGTRLGNLTATTPKPLMQITDNEVFLDFLLRNVARQGFDEILLLAGHLGDAVYNRYHGAVFGTAKVAVLIEPHPMGTGGALNFARDHLHDSFLVANGDTLFDINFRALDQLRQASSDFAAVIALRCVPDVRRFGSVTLDGQTVVGFNEKCDLPEAVEGVINGGIYALDRTVLDFLPEGPSSIENDLFPLLAKAGKLGGIASHGYFLDIGLPETLAIAKQDLPYQRRPAMFLDRDGVINIDSGYVGRIEDFIWVDGAKETIRRANDSGFAVIVVTNQAGVARGFYSEGDVEALHRYIQLQLFNFGAFIDAFYYCPYHADAVTDHYRHANHPDRKPNPGMIQRAIGEHKLSPDQSILIGDQATDIQAAGAVGIRGYLFQGGNLEEFIASIWPDK, encoded by the coding sequence ATGCCTCAGAATTTTAGTGAAAATCATGCAAAGCAATTCGTAGTTCTTGTTGGCGGCAGGGGGACAAGACTCGGCAACCTCACGGCCACCACCCCAAAGCCGTTGATGCAAATCACCGACAATGAAGTTTTCTTAGATTTTCTGTTGCGTAATGTCGCCCGGCAAGGCTTCGATGAGATTTTGCTGCTTGCGGGCCATCTCGGTGACGCAGTCTACAACCGATATCACGGAGCCGTTTTTGGCACCGCAAAAGTGGCGGTTTTGATCGAGCCGCACCCCATGGGTACTGGCGGCGCTCTGAACTTTGCGAGAGATCATCTCCATGACTCGTTCCTGGTGGCCAACGGGGACACACTTTTTGATATCAATTTTCGGGCGCTTGACCAATTGCGTCAGGCCAGTTCAGATTTTGCCGCCGTCATCGCTTTGCGATGCGTGCCCGACGTGCGCAGGTTTGGATCGGTTACGTTAGACGGCCAAACTGTCGTCGGATTCAATGAGAAATGCGATCTTCCGGAAGCAGTTGAAGGGGTAATCAATGGCGGAATATACGCACTCGATAGGACGGTATTAGATTTCCTTCCCGAGGGTCCTTCTTCGATCGAAAATGACCTTTTCCCCTTGCTCGCAAAAGCAGGGAAACTTGGAGGCATTGCGTCTCATGGCTATTTTCTGGACATTGGCCTCCCGGAAACGCTCGCGATCGCCAAACAGGATCTACCCTATCAACGTCGTCCAGCGATGTTCTTGGATCGAGACGGGGTAATCAACATCGACAGCGGATACGTTGGCCGCATAGAAGATTTTATATGGGTAGATGGAGCCAAAGAAACCATCCGAAGAGCCAATGACTCCGGTTTTGCAGTTATTGTGGTGACAAATCAAGCTGGTGTCGCGCGAGGGTTTTATAGCGAGGGCGATGTCGAAGCTTTGCATCGATACATACAATTGCAACTTTTCAATTTTGGAGCTTTTATAGATGCGTTTTATTACTGCCCGTATCATGCTGACGCCGTGACCGATCATTACCGGCACGCCAATCATCCTGACCGAAAGCCGAACCCCGGCATGATTCAACGGGCTATCGGCGAGCATAAACTATCGCCAGACCAATCGATCTTGATTGGCGATCAAGCGACTGATATCCAAGCGGCAGGAGCCGTAGGGATTAGAGGTTACTTGTTTCAAGGGGGAAACTTAGAGGAATTTATCGCGTCTATTTGGCCAGACAAATAA
- a CDS encoding glycosyltransferase, which produces MKTKQSKNSNVITKARIQSRSIDAMEIELKSQIYNLKVDISELIKRNSLLVKQIDSDLRKNAELKSLISELETSNQFYKKRYEDISSEFNPLQEMGESLKLRIYELEERYSRLTDTLIQERQECTTELLTDIKWTVILTLKVGPKKALSALLGVIALRASGQFDERYYKSQLNFSTRNSNLLWHYVVNGAENQLNPNSAFNTHVYLHNYPDVLRAGINPFVHYIQSGRFEGRSSAPLLDDAFISIQPLHAETRDAAQAVTQPSESTEVQTDASNEEPQLETLPQTALSEPLSNEASKGTLINDIHWSVRTAIKYGIKRAVDGYRSVQVIRRQGNFNQAFYAEQVGLRLRPKHHVWHYVIEGSRCGFDPSPNFSAEKYLTFYDDVKASGREPYAHYLKFGIRENRTIVPSQSPFAENHSIPQEKGVPCGLEDRPTFEWLYQKYGPSTAQGLGPYDIRPDDDVLIAAEVGTHFLTQFELLGEQPNFVDAAANLGEQIPNAKVVASDEETVDVSIVIPVYGQLPYTLNCIHSLLSHTSKYSFEIIVGDDASLDSTQDVLPTIPHIRYVRQEVNSGFIQNSNSAASYARGDWIVLLNNDVRVVDGWLDELIDSFEAFPRAGLIGSKLLYPDGSLQEAGGIIWQDGSAWNYGRNDDPNRPRYNHARQIDYASGCAIALPSRLWRELNGFDTHFIPAYCEDSDLAFRVRSAGYETWYQPLAKVIHYEGKTSGTDVTTSVKAFQVTNSRKLFERWSEELSAHRENGVEPEFERERNIQKRVLVVDATNPTPWADAGSVTTTLTIQIFQQLGYKVYFVPQDNFLYERRSVQALQRLGVECAYAPYEVNFTSYMAKYGHLFDIVQVFRFSVAEKCLNDIRTFAPQAKVIFNNMDLHFLRLQRQAELIGDPTGLAAADAVKTRELEVINAVDFTVVPSTLEARILNELLPDTPVEVFPYMTEFVGTDVPYANRKDIMFLGGFGHTPNQDAVEYFMEAIWPHLKRKLPEARYIIAGANPPDKIREYADDRVLVTGMIDDLGPWFDRCRVFAASIRFGAGVKGKVSTAMAHGLPVVATTCAAEGMSLVDHEHFILADDPIEFANAIVELYCDEDKWTNMSKQGQMFVKENNSKGMGVKLAHSIIERMQSR; this is translated from the coding sequence ATGAAAACGAAACAATCTAAAAACTCAAACGTTATCACCAAGGCGAGGATTCAATCTCGCTCAATTGACGCCATGGAAATTGAACTTAAGTCTCAAATATACAATTTAAAAGTTGATATCTCAGAACTTATTAAAAGAAATTCTCTATTAGTAAAACAAATAGATTCAGATCTACGAAAAAATGCGGAATTGAAGTCTCTGATTTCAGAACTCGAGACATCTAATCAATTTTACAAAAAGAGATATGAAGATATCTCATCAGAATTCAATCCTCTTCAGGAGATGGGGGAGTCTCTTAAATTACGCATTTATGAACTAGAAGAGCGTTACTCACGCTTAACGGATACACTGATCCAAGAGCGGCAGGAATGCACAACTGAACTCTTAACGGATATCAAGTGGACGGTTATACTTACGCTCAAAGTGGGTCCGAAAAAGGCATTAAGCGCCCTTCTAGGCGTAATCGCATTGAGGGCATCGGGGCAGTTTGACGAAAGATATTACAAGTCTCAGCTAAATTTTAGCACAAGAAACAGTAATCTTTTATGGCATTATGTTGTAAACGGGGCCGAGAACCAATTAAATCCCAATTCAGCTTTCAATACTCATGTTTATCTGCATAATTATCCCGATGTATTACGTGCCGGAATAAATCCTTTCGTTCACTACATCCAAAGTGGGCGTTTTGAAGGGCGCTCGAGCGCACCTCTTCTAGATGACGCGTTTATTAGCATTCAACCTTTGCATGCCGAAACGAGAGACGCCGCACAAGCCGTCACTCAGCCCAGCGAATCCACTGAGGTGCAAACCGACGCGTCGAATGAAGAACCTCAGTTAGAAACTCTACCTCAGACCGCGCTGTCGGAGCCCCTATCGAACGAGGCCTCGAAGGGAACGCTTATCAATGACATTCATTGGTCCGTACGGACGGCTATAAAATACGGTATCAAGCGAGCTGTCGATGGATACCGCTCGGTCCAAGTCATACGCCGTCAAGGCAATTTCAATCAGGCGTTTTATGCGGAACAGGTAGGCTTGAGGCTTAGGCCCAAGCATCATGTTTGGCATTACGTGATTGAAGGATCACGTTGCGGCTTTGATCCCTCACCCAACTTTAGCGCCGAGAAGTACCTCACCTTTTATGACGATGTGAAAGCATCCGGAAGAGAACCGTATGCGCACTATCTAAAGTTCGGCATCCGCGAAAACCGGACGATTGTCCCTTCGCAATCACCGTTCGCCGAGAACCACTCAATTCCGCAAGAGAAGGGCGTGCCCTGTGGGTTGGAGGACCGCCCGACATTTGAATGGCTGTACCAGAAATACGGGCCGTCGACGGCGCAGGGGTTAGGCCCTTATGACATCAGACCTGATGATGATGTCCTAATCGCCGCCGAAGTCGGAACGCATTTCCTCACACAATTCGAACTTTTGGGCGAACAGCCAAATTTTGTCGATGCCGCGGCTAACCTTGGCGAACAGATACCCAATGCCAAAGTTGTCGCGAGCGACGAGGAAACAGTCGACGTTTCTATTGTTATCCCGGTATACGGACAACTCCCGTATACTCTAAACTGCATACACTCCCTACTCAGCCATACCAGTAAATATTCGTTCGAAATAATCGTTGGTGATGATGCAAGTCTCGACTCGACACAGGATGTACTACCGACGATACCACATATCCGTTACGTGCGACAGGAAGTGAATTCTGGGTTCATCCAGAACTCTAACAGCGCCGCATCATATGCCCGAGGTGACTGGATCGTACTTCTTAACAACGATGTTCGGGTCGTTGATGGTTGGCTCGATGAACTCATCGACTCGTTTGAAGCCTTTCCGCGGGCAGGCTTAATTGGATCAAAACTTTTGTATCCCGACGGAAGCTTGCAGGAAGCCGGTGGAATAATCTGGCAAGATGGCTCGGCCTGGAACTACGGCCGGAACGATGACCCCAATCGACCTCGATACAATCATGCCCGCCAAATCGACTACGCTTCTGGCTGTGCAATCGCCCTACCAAGTCGACTATGGAGGGAACTCAACGGCTTCGACACGCATTTTATCCCTGCATATTGTGAAGACTCAGACCTTGCTTTCCGCGTACGATCCGCCGGATATGAAACCTGGTATCAACCCTTGGCCAAGGTCATTCACTATGAGGGCAAAACCTCCGGTACAGACGTTACGACGAGTGTAAAAGCGTTTCAGGTGACAAACAGTCGGAAGCTATTCGAGCGCTGGAGCGAAGAACTCTCTGCACACCGCGAGAACGGCGTCGAACCAGAATTCGAGCGTGAACGCAACATTCAAAAGCGCGTTCTTGTTGTTGATGCGACGAACCCAACCCCTTGGGCTGATGCAGGCTCGGTCACAACAACCCTTACAATCCAAATTTTTCAACAACTTGGATACAAAGTATACTTTGTGCCCCAGGATAATTTTCTGTATGAAAGACGCTCTGTCCAGGCCCTCCAACGCCTGGGCGTAGAATGTGCGTACGCACCTTATGAGGTCAATTTCACTTCATATATGGCGAAATACGGACACCTGTTCGATATAGTTCAGGTATTTAGATTTTCTGTTGCCGAAAAGTGTTTGAATGATATTCGCACTTTTGCTCCGCAAGCAAAAGTTATCTTTAACAATATGGACCTTCACTTCCTTCGACTTCAACGACAGGCAGAGCTTATTGGCGATCCAACAGGATTAGCGGCTGCTGATGCCGTAAAGACAAGGGAACTTGAGGTGATTAACGCCGTTGACTTCACGGTCGTGCCCTCAACGCTAGAAGCGAGAATACTTAATGAGTTACTGCCCGATACGCCCGTAGAAGTTTTTCCATATATGACTGAGTTCGTTGGAACGGACGTGCCCTACGCCAACCGAAAAGACATTATGTTTTTAGGCGGGTTTGGGCACACACCCAATCAAGATGCCGTTGAATACTTCATGGAAGCCATTTGGCCTCATTTGAAACGGAAGCTGCCAGAGGCTCGCTACATCATTGCCGGCGCAAACCCACCAGACAAGATCCGCGAGTATGCCGATGACCGAGTATTGGTCACAGGCATGATTGACGATCTTGGACCCTGGTTTGACCGTTGCAGGGTCTTTGCTGCCTCAATCCGGTTTGGAGCTGGCGTAAAAGGTAAAGTTTCAACAGCGATGGCTCATGGCTTACCGGTAGTGGCAACGACATGTGCCGCTGAGGGTATGAGTCTTGTTGACCATGAACATTTCATTTTGGCGGATGACCCGATAGAATTTGCAAACGCGATCGTCGAGCTCTACTGCGATGAAGACAAGTGGACGAACATGTCGAAACAAGGGCAAATGTTCGTTAAGGAGAACAACTCTAAGGGCATGGGAGTTAAGCTAGCCCATTCGATAATTGAAAGAATGCAAAGCAGATAA
- a CDS encoding dehydrogenase has product MRFQAMDLDLSESFETTGRVPETSLLKLHRGVYNRIIDQFNGGVPIAVHLSTHVDAPMGSGLGSSSALVVSMVAAFCELLSIPLGEYEIARLAFDIERIDLKLNGGRQDQYAATFGGFNYMEFGADERVVVNPLRIRPHIHNELEASILLTFTGASRESAKIIDAQSQSVTGGGVSLEAMHQLKLEANQMKEALLFGRIGQMAEILRSGWEAKKRTSKTVSTPEVEKLFDTVLKNGAMAGKLSGAGGGGFALFLVDPDRRPALMKIIEEETNATPVVCRLIVEGVNSWVAPG; this is encoded by the coding sequence GTGCGTTTTCAGGCGATGGACCTTGATCTCAGCGAAAGTTTCGAAACCACCGGGCGCGTTCCTGAGACGTCCTTACTCAAATTACACAGAGGCGTTTATAATCGGATTATAGATCAATTTAACGGTGGTGTCCCGATCGCTGTTCACCTGTCAACGCATGTAGACGCACCTATGGGGTCAGGGCTGGGTTCATCGTCAGCCCTCGTGGTATCGATGGTTGCCGCGTTCTGTGAGTTACTGTCTATACCCCTTGGCGAATATGAAATTGCCAGGTTAGCCTTTGATATTGAAAGAATAGACTTGAAACTGAACGGGGGTCGGCAAGATCAGTATGCGGCAACCTTCGGTGGCTTCAACTATATGGAATTTGGAGCTGATGAGCGTGTAGTTGTAAACCCGTTGCGTATTCGCCCTCATATACATAACGAGCTCGAGGCTTCAATTTTGTTGACATTTACCGGAGCTTCGCGTGAGTCGGCGAAAATTATCGACGCTCAATCCCAGTCTGTAACTGGTGGAGGTGTGTCCCTTGAGGCAATGCACCAGCTAAAACTTGAAGCCAATCAGATGAAAGAGGCTCTTTTATTTGGCCGAATTGGCCAGATGGCCGAGATTTTGCGTAGTGGTTGGGAGGCTAAGAAAAGGACGTCAAAGACAGTGTCCACTCCGGAGGTGGAAAAGCTTTTCGATACCGTACTAAAAAACGGAGCGATGGCGGGAAAACTGTCTGGCGCCGGCGGGGGAGGGTTTGCACTGTTTTTAGTCGATCCCGATCGTAGACCCGCCTTGATGAAGATAATCGAGGAAGAAACGAACGCTACACCTGTCGTGTGCCGATTGATAGTCGAGGGCGTGAACTCTTGGGTCGCGCCGGGATGA